A region from the Campylobacter magnus genome encodes:
- a CDS encoding Fic family protein, whose translation MKEFIPKELPVELELTPKIYKALNLASRRLGELNGFIKTIPNQDILINLLVLQEAKDSSEIENIITTHDELFAAQIDESKITQSTKEVLRYEVALKKGYSLIKKDNLLLNKHILEIQKLLERNCAGFRTQSGTMLKNPSTGEIKHIPPQNSRDIIRLMTNLEKYINDDLDDIDPLIKLAIIHYQFETIHPFYDGNGRTGRIINVLYLVYKELLDLPILYLSAYIIKNKAEYYRLLRSVSEKSTWNEWIEYILKGIEQTAAASVDMIKSIDQAMQKFGNLLQEKEPKIYSKDFIELLFSYPYTKIGSVENSLKITRQTAAKYLKIAQDLGIFKCVKLGKYSYFVNLSLYEILKKGLNIK comes from the coding sequence ATGAAAGAATTTATACCAAAAGAACTGCCTGTAGAGCTAGAATTAACGCCAAAAATTTATAAGGCATTAAATTTAGCTTCTCGCAGGCTTGGTGAACTAAATGGTTTTATTAAAACTATTCCAAATCAAGATATTTTAATAAATTTACTTGTATTACAAGAAGCCAAAGATTCAAGCGAAATAGAAAACATCATTACTACTCACGATGAGTTATTTGCAGCACAGATAGATGAAAGTAAAATCACACAAAGCACAAAAGAAGTTTTAAGATACGAAGTAGCGCTAAAAAAAGGATATTCACTTATAAAAAAAGACAATCTTTTGCTTAATAAGCATATTTTGGAAATACAAAAACTATTAGAAAGAAATTGCGCTGGCTTTCGCACTCAAAGTGGCACTATGCTAAAAAATCCATCAACTGGAGAAATAAAACATATCCCTCCGCAAAATAGTAGAGACATAATTCGTTTAATGACAAATTTGGAGAAATATATAAACGATGATTTAGATGACATAGATCCGCTTATAAAATTGGCAATAATTCACTATCAGTTTGAAACTATTCATCCATTTTACGATGGCAACGGTAGAACTGGCCGCATAATAAATGTTTTGTATTTGGTTTATAAAGAACTTTTAGATTTGCCTATCTTATATCTAAGTGCGTATATCATTAAAAATAAAGCCGAGTATTATAGGCTTTTGCGATCTGTAAGCGAAAAATCAACTTGGAATGAGTGGATAGAATATATTCTAAAAGGCATAGAACAAACTGCTGCCGCATCAGTGGATATGATAAAATCAATTGACCAAGCTATGCAAAAATTTGGAAATCTTTTACAAGAAAAAGAGCCCAAAATTTATAGCAAAGATTTTATAGAGTTACTTTTTTCATATCCATATACCAAAATAGGAAGTGTTGAGAATAGCCTTAAAATTACCAGACAAACCGCAGCAAAATATTTAAAAATTGCCCAAGATTTAGGCATTTTTAAATGCGTAAAATTAGGTAAATATAGTTATTTTGTTAATCTTTCTTTGTATGAAATTTTAAAAAAAGGACTTAATATAAAATGA
- a CDS encoding type II toxin-antitoxin system YafQ family toxin: MLELYIENSYKKDLKRVVKQGIKANIGADIIYRLQCQLPLDERQRNHALSGDYSGYYECKIMPDLLLVYKIVGNELHLVRIGSHTELFKKY, translated from the coding sequence GTGCTAGAATTGTATATTGAAAATTCTTACAAGAAAGACCTTAAGAGAGTTGTCAAACAAGGTATAAAAGCTAATATTGGAGCAGATATTATTTATAGACTTCAGTGTCAATTACCATTGGATGAAAGACAACGGAATCACGCATTATCTGGTGACTACTCTGGATATTATGAATGCAAAATTATGCCCGACTTGCTTTTGGTATACAAAATAGTGGGTAATGAATTGCATTTAGTAAGAATTGGTTCACATACTGAATTATTTAAAAAATACTAG
- a CDS encoding nucleotidyl transferase AbiEii/AbiGii toxin family protein has product MKLFKEILPKGQQEIIDTDDGILKLADLNSLLITKLKATCDRSEYKDYIDIYTILKQGNEVERLSEAIIKFPNFFGRDFPSINLLKNLTYFEDGDLDRLTKKEKAFLVNTVEKVDANKIIEAQRRELQLKAIEQFKTNRTPENSARKTGKER; this is encoded by the coding sequence ATGAAGCTATTTAAAGAAATATTACCAAAAGGACAACAAGAAATAATAGATACGGATGACGGAATATTAAAACTTGCTGATTTAAATTCTTTATTAATCACAAAACTAAAAGCAACTTGCGATAGAAGCGAATATAAAGACTATATTGATATTTATACAATTTTAAAGCAAGGAAATGAAGTTGAACGCTTAAGCGAAGCTATAATAAAATTTCCTAACTTTTTTGGCAGAGATTTTCCTAGCATTAATCTACTTAAAAATTTGACATATTTTGAAGATGGGGATTTAGATAGATTGACTAAAAAGGAAAAAGCATTTTTGGTTAATACTGTTGAAAAAGTTGACGCTAATAAAATTATTGAAGCTCAGCGTAGAGAATTGCAACTAAAAGCAATAGAACAATTTAAAACAAATAGAACACCAGAAAATTCGGCTAGAAAGACAGGTAAAGAGCGTTAA
- a CDS encoding TrbC/VirB2 family protein, with translation MKKKNLSFLVYLTPFILTNVALAAGGGGIDKVNDFMQNLSTALYGIGAVVLTIAFMWAGFKVMFQGQTLREVAPVFIGGVIVGSASAIAAYIIS, from the coding sequence ATGAAAAAGAAAAACCTTTCTTTTTTGGTGTATTTAACACCTTTTATTCTTACGAATGTGGCGTTAGCTGCTGGCGGTGGTGGTATTGATAAGGTTAATGACTTTATGCAAAACCTCTCAACTGCATTATACGGTATTGGTGCTGTTGTGCTAACTATAGCATTTATGTGGGCAGGCTTTAAAGTTATGTTTCAAGGTCAAACGCTTAGAGAAGTCGCACCAGTATTTATTGGTGGTGTAATTGTTGGTTCAGCATCTGCAATAGCAGCTTATATAATCTCTTAA
- a CDS encoding virB8 family protein produces the protein MAINSKNFDRQALDFETSLSYMAKKSTQRAWIVAFFSVIVALASVLAVSFLTPLKTVEPYVIRVDNVTGMVDILTTLNEEKITSNEALDKHFITQYVKAREGYYYDMLNKDYVLVQLLSSPEVASDYRLIYEGENARDAELKNNYQIDPQILSIVLNNSNGVKIATTRLKLKIFNKSTQGIVEKMIVVTLSYDYFLEAIREQDRLDNPLGFKVLNYRVDEEIVR, from the coding sequence ATGGCAATCAATAGTAAAAATTTTGATAGGCAAGCATTGGATTTTGAAACAAGTCTTAGCTATATGGCTAAAAAAAGCACTCAAAGAGCTTGGATAGTAGCTTTTTTTTCAGTTATTGTAGCATTAGCAAGCGTTCTTGCAGTTTCTTTTCTAACTCCATTAAAGACTGTTGAGCCTTATGTTATTAGAGTAGATAATGTAACTGGAATGGTTGATATTTTAACTACGCTAAATGAAGAAAAAATCACTAGCAATGAAGCTCTTGATAAGCATTTTATTACTCAGTATGTAAAAGCAAGAGAAGGTTATTACTATGATATGCTAAACAAAGATTATGTTTTAGTCCAACTTCTTTCTAGTCCTGAGGTTGCAAGTGATTATCGCTTAATTTACGAAGGAGAAAATGCTAGAGATGCGGAGCTAAAAAATAATTATCAAATAGATCCCCAAATTCTAAGTATTGTTTTGAATAATTCAAATGGAGTTAAGATTGCTACTACGAGATTAAAGCTAAAAATATTTAATAAATCTACTCAGGGTATAGTGGAAAAGATGATCGTTGTAACTCTAAGTTATGATTACTTTTTAGAGGCTATAAGAGAGCAAGACAGACTAGATAATCCGCTGGGCTTTAAAGTTCTTAATTACAGAGTTGATGAGGAGATTGTAAGATGA
- a CDS encoding ParA family protein, with product MIISVINKKGGVGKTSFAFSIAKDLGLYLQSNDASVIESIYPNKAKILEEPKLCDNCVFDFGGFVSKGVLEIAKESDCVLVPCVAHYNSILRTIETINEIRAVNSKILVLNTNFTLESQREQVENLLSEKFDNLEFFRFRQSRIIENSVASASSFLELANENPLAKVSYKNFMSEYERLLKTLKNI from the coding sequence ATGATAATATCAGTAATAAATAAAAAAGGTGGCGTAGGTAAGACATCATTTGCTTTTTCAATAGCGAAGGATCTAGGACTTTATCTACAAAGCAATGACGCAAGCGTGATTGAGAGTATTTATCCAAATAAAGCTAAAATACTAGAAGAGCCAAAGCTCTGTGATAATTGTGTTTTTGATTTTGGCGGTTTTGTGAGTAAAGGCGTGCTAGAAATCGCCAAAGAAAGTGATTGCGTGCTTGTGCCTTGCGTGGCGCATTATAATTCTATTTTGCGAACGATTGAAACTATAAATGAAATAAGAGCTGTGAATTCTAAAATTCTAGTATTAAACACAAACTTCACACTAGAAAGCCAAAGAGAGCAAGTAGAAAACCTGTTGAGTGAGAAGTTTGATAATCTAGAATTCTTTAGATTTAGACAAAGCCGCATCATAGAGAATTCAGTTGCTAGTGCTTCTAGCTTTTTAGAGCTGGCAAATGAAAATCCACTAGCAAAGGTGTCTTATAAGAATTTTATGAGTGAGTATGAGCGTTTGCTAAAAACTTTAAAAAATATTTAA
- a CDS encoding type IV secretion system protein — MATTIFSEIQSGVDEILKIFTDATLNEKFTWVQGSLAAILTVVIMYKGFQTLAGRTQSPIKELVWDISKKLLIIMFVLNINGWFTQSKELCDAFYDWASAKQNFYGQLDTITDKYVEAMNSFYKSISVGLFDSTNIVGPVWCMLCLTIGYIFIALAFAFTLITAQLTNTLLIFVLPIALFALMWERTKQMFGQWLNMFISNLIVLILYSALADMVIRVFQTTFTLGVTNIPNGYPFFSKGISILLTSIMLVVAIKMVVQIAQGLASVSLDSGAGAAAAGVMGSTGAAVGMAGKAGKAVGGLGVKSLGAGFASKAAGGSFLAGASGFNRLKKFLGKGGNQ; from the coding sequence ATGGCAACAACAATTTTTAGCGAAATTCAAAGTGGAGTAGATGAAATTTTAAAAATTTTCACTGACGCTACTTTGAATGAAAAATTTACTTGGGTTCAAGGTTCATTAGCTGCTATTTTAACTGTTGTTATTATGTATAAAGGGTTTCAAACTTTAGCTGGCAGAACTCAATCGCCCATTAAAGAGCTTGTATGGGATATATCAAAAAAGCTTTTAATAATAATGTTTGTCTTAAATATCAATGGTTGGTTTACTCAATCTAAAGAGCTATGCGATGCTTTTTATGATTGGGCTAGTGCTAAGCAAAATTTTTATGGTCAGCTAGATACTATAACTGATAAATATGTGGAGGCTATGAATTCATTTTATAAAAGTATTAGCGTTGGACTTTTTGATAGCACAAATATAGTAGGTCCTGTATGGTGTATGCTGTGTTTAACTATAGGCTATATTTTTATAGCTTTAGCATTTGCCTTTACGCTAATTACAGCTCAATTAACTAATACTTTGCTTATATTTGTTCTGCCTATTGCATTGTTTGCGCTGATGTGGGAGAGAACAAAACAAATGTTTGGACAATGGCTTAATATGTTTATATCTAATCTAATTGTGCTGATTTTATATTCCGCATTAGCTGATATGGTTATTAGAGTATTTCAAACCACCTTTACATTGGGTGTAACAAATATACCAAATGGTTATCCTTTTTTTTCAAAAGGAATAAGTATCTTATTGACTTCAATTATGCTTGTAGTAGCTATAAAAATGGTTGTTCAGATAGCACAAGGTTTAGCTAGTGTTAGCCTAGATAGTGGTGCTGGTGCAGCCGCAGCTGGTGTTATGGGTAGCACAGGTGCAGCTGTTGGTATGGCTGGCAAAGCAGGCAAAGCTGTTGGTGGTCTAGGAGTAAAATCTTTGGGTGCTGGTTTTGCAAGCAAGGCAGCAGGAGGTTCATTTTTAGCTGGAGCAAGTGGGTTTAATAGGCTTAAGAAGTTTTTAGGCAAAGGTGGTAATCAATAA
- a CDS encoding VirB4 family type IV secretion/conjugal transfer ATPase, with protein MKAQPLFKGLTRPAMIFGVPIAPFIIAMGSVLLICFYTQYIFLSILCLPLYFVLKEMTKKDSFIFRLVFLKMRFFTNPFSKKFHKGQAYSAQSYGSFSKNTLNNVEYPKLSVANLNAEPNFEKLIPFSTTIADGVVLTKEHLLVSTFELDGISFECESDDELDAKNDLLNMFCKAFANEPVSFYFHNARHKVAQKLHGNFDNEYLKEIDEKYYDGFNGVTLFKNSLFITMIYAPIGRLEKKVFSKNSIAKKEQLFKKFLKKHNEYLLRLESNLSAFNPRLLGNYEKDGNLYSKQLEFYNFILGGKFLPVRILPAQISQYLTGGVNHIYFSQDTGQISYNNDEENKFFRIIEIKDYTNATYAGILDALMYMNCEYTLTQSYEPFPLIEAKAALNKQRKQLIASEDDAVSQVEELDFALDSLASGDIGFGKYHFSLTIFGDTFEQCRKNTNEAITYLNEIGLMVATASIALPAAYFSSIPCNFTIRPRINLVSSYNFSSLIGLHNFYAGKANNNCWGEAVCILKTPNKSAYALNFHQSNRNKNDFGELFLANTLILGQSGGGKTVFMNFTFDQMQKYADPATFPEGTPDDKKKMISFYLDKDFGAKGNILAAGGRYIEIKNGVPTNFNPFWVENTPENLRQLKALMAMLVTRKDEKLNAKEEKQLGEAVEFIMREFEMHERKFPISLMLENLTEDVNDTNSLKARLSAFKKGKQFGWVFDNEIDCLDFPDDIRIYGIDGTEFLDDKDVNGILSYYILWRVMNCADGRRFVCDIDEAWKWLENEVVAEEVKNKFKTIRKQNGFLRLATQSVEDFLRLPIAKTLIEQSSTKIFLPNPLAKEDDYVKGLNLSKEEYEIIKAFIPTNRQFLVKRQDEKVIATLDLSSVGKENLMILSTGASYIDTIDKIFSQEDKTLHEKIKELKDVYKNA; from the coding sequence ATGAAAGCGCAACCTTTGTTTAAAGGTTTGACACGCCCAGCGATGATATTTGGAGTTCCTATTGCTCCATTTATTATCGCAATGGGTAGCGTCTTACTGATTTGTTTTTATACTCAATACATCTTTTTAAGCATTCTTTGCCTGCCACTATATTTCGTGCTTAAAGAAATGACTAAAAAAGATAGTTTTATTTTTAGATTGGTATTTTTAAAAATGAGATTTTTCACTAACCCTTTTTCAAAAAAATTCCATAAGGGGCAAGCATATTCTGCGCAGTCTTATGGTAGTTTTTCAAAAAATACATTGAATAATGTAGAATATCCTAAATTATCTGTTGCCAACTTAAACGCTGAACCAAATTTTGAAAAACTTATTCCATTTAGCACAACAATAGCTGATGGTGTAGTGCTTACTAAAGAACATTTGCTTGTTTCTACTTTTGAGCTAGATGGAATAAGTTTTGAGTGTGAAAGTGATGATGAGCTGGATGCTAAAAATGATTTGCTTAATATGTTTTGTAAAGCTTTTGCAAATGAGCCAGTAAGTTTTTACTTTCATAATGCAAGACACAAAGTAGCCCAAAAGCTTCACGGCAATTTTGACAATGAATATTTAAAAGAAATTGATGAAAAGTATTATGATGGTTTTAATGGTGTAACATTATTTAAAAATAGTCTTTTCATAACTATGATTTATGCTCCGATTGGAAGATTAGAGAAAAAAGTTTTTAGCAAAAATTCTATTGCGAAAAAAGAGCAACTTTTTAAAAAGTTTCTTAAAAAACATAATGAATATTTATTAAGGCTTGAAAGCAATTTAAGTGCTTTTAATCCTAGACTTTTAGGCAATTATGAAAAAGATGGAAATCTTTATAGCAAACAGCTAGAATTCTATAATTTTATATTGGGCGGCAAGTTTTTGCCAGTAAGAATTCTGCCAGCACAAATTTCGCAATATCTTACAGGAGGTGTTAATCACATCTATTTTTCACAAGATACTGGTCAGATTAGCTATAACAATGATGAGGAAAACAAATTTTTCCGTATCATTGAAATAAAAGATTATACTAATGCTACTTACGCAGGAATTCTAGATGCTCTAATGTATATGAATTGCGAATATACATTAACACAAAGCTATGAGCCTTTTCCACTAATAGAAGCAAAAGCAGCTCTTAACAAACAAAGAAAGCAGTTAATCGCTAGCGAAGATGACGCTGTTTCTCAAGTAGAGGAGCTAGATTTTGCGCTTGATAGTTTGGCTAGTGGTGATATTGGTTTTGGAAAATATCATTTTAGCTTAACTATCTTTGGGGATACATTTGAACAATGCAGAAAAAATACAAATGAGGCTATAACTTATTTAAATGAAATTGGTTTGATGGTAGCTACTGCTTCTATAGCTTTACCAGCTGCTTATTTTTCTAGTATTCCTTGCAACTTTACAATTAGACCAAGAATAAACCTAGTTTCAAGTTACAATTTTAGCTCACTTATTGGATTACATAATTTCTATGCTGGCAAAGCTAATAATAATTGCTGGGGTGAAGCAGTTTGTATTTTAAAAACTCCAAATAAATCAGCTTATGCACTTAATTTTCATCAATCAAATAGAAATAAGAACGATTTTGGTGAGCTATTTTTGGCTAATACTTTGATTTTGGGTCAAAGTGGCGGTGGTAAAACTGTTTTTATGAACTTCACTTTTGACCAAATGCAAAAATATGCTGATCCTGCTACTTTTCCAGAAGGAACACCTGATGATAAGAAAAAAATGATTTCATTTTATCTTGACAAAGATTTTGGTGCTAAAGGAAATATTTTAGCGGCTGGTGGTAGATATATTGAGATTAAAAATGGTGTGCCTACTAATTTTAATCCGTTTTGGGTAGAAAATACGCCTGAAAATTTGCGTCAGCTAAAAGCCTTGATGGCTATGCTAGTTACTAGAAAAGATGAGAAACTAAACGCCAAAGAAGAGAAGCAATTAGGTGAAGCAGTAGAGTTTATTATGCGTGAGTTTGAAATGCACGAACGCAAATTTCCTATTTCGCTTATGCTTGAAAACTTAACAGAGGATGTTAATGATACAAATTCTTTAAAAGCAAGATTAAGTGCATTTAAAAAAGGAAAACAATTTGGCTGGGTGTTTGACAATGAAATTGATTGCCTAGACTTCCCTGATGATATTCGTATTTATGGTATAGATGGAACTGAATTCCTAGATGATAAGGATGTTAATGGAATTCTTAGCTATTACATTTTATGGCGTGTAATGAATTGCGCTGATGGACGCAGATTTGTTTGCGATATTGATGAGGCGTGGAAGTGGCTTGAAAATGAAGTAGTTGCAGAAGAAGTCAAAAACAAGTTTAAAACAATTCGTAAGCAAAATGGTTTTCTAAGGCTTGCTACACAAAGTGTAGAAGACTTTTTGCGCTTGCCTATAGCAAAAACTTTAATTGAGCAAAGTTCTACAAAAATCTTTTTACCAAATCCATTGGCAAAAGAAGATGATTATGTAAAGGGTTTAAATCTTAGCAAAGAGGAATATGAAATCATCAAGGCGTTTATTCCTACAAATAGACAATTTTTAGTAAAACGACAAGATGAGAAAGTAATAGCAACACTAGATTTATCATCGGTTGGCAAAGAAAATTTGATGATACTTAGCACTGGTGCTAGCTATATTGATACGATAGATAAGATTTTTTCACAAGAAGATAAAACGCTACACGAAAAAATTAAGGAGCTTAAAGATGTGTATAAAAATGCTTAA
- the virB9 gene encoding P-type conjugative transfer protein VirB9 — protein MMKLLCLLFITALEIFALEIPKGSSLDRRITSAPYDVNNVIRLNAKVGFVSVVEFAKEENIVNMATGFSEGWDLTAKGNLLFVTPKSLVTKVTEIETNEKGETREVEKDRTITPNQFEWKTNLVVSTNLSMYVFELNLNGDSNVFKISFIYPDREVAKLNKLVKQMEQKSEEAIVDAALNRVSVPRNWDFYMSVMSNSDSITPNYAYDDGVFTYLGFDNTKTFPSVFGYDDKQEHILNTHIKKDGNYDVLVIQKIMPQIVLRSGSKVVGIVNKGYAKNPVEKTQETSNDEMVERILQNAK, from the coding sequence ATGATGAAGCTTTTATGTCTTCTTTTTATAACAGCACTCGAGATTTTTGCGCTAGAAATTCCTAAAGGAAGCAGCCTAGATAGACGCATCACTTCAGCACCATATGATGTAAATAATGTAATAAGACTAAACGCTAAGGTTGGTTTTGTTTCAGTTGTGGAGTTTGCCAAAGAAGAAAATATTGTAAATATGGCAACTGGCTTTAGCGAAGGCTGGGATTTAACAGCAAAAGGTAATTTGCTTTTTGTTACTCCAAAATCACTTGTAACAAAAGTTACTGAAATAGAGACAAATGAAAAAGGTGAAACTAGGGAAGTAGAAAAAGACAGAACAATTACTCCAAATCAGTTTGAATGGAAAACAAATTTGGTGGTTAGCACAAATCTATCTATGTATGTTTTTGAGCTAAATTTAAATGGCGATAGCAATGTTTTTAAAATTAGCTTTATTTATCCTGATAGAGAAGTTGCTAAGCTAAATAAACTAGTCAAGCAAATGGAGCAAAAAAGCGAAGAAGCAATAGTTGATGCTGCTCTTAATAGAGTTTCAGTGCCTAGAAACTGGGATTTTTATATGTCAGTAATGTCAAATAGCGATAGTATTACTCCAAATTATGCGTATGATGATGGCGTTTTTACATATCTTGGCTTTGATAATACAAAAACTTTCCCTAGTGTCTTTGGATATGATGATAAGCAAGAACATATTTTAAACACTCATATAAAAAAAGATGGCAACTATGATGTGCTTGTTATTCAAAAAATAATGCCACAAATCGTTTTGAGAAGTGGCTCAAAAGTAGTGGGTATTGTCAACAAAGGTTATGCTAAAAATCCAGTTGAAAAGACACAAGAAACATCAAATGATGAAATGGTTGAGCGTATTTTACAAAACGCAAAATAA
- a CDS encoding type IV secretion system protein, with amino-acid sequence MCIKMLKSKVVLVSLASSLVFTNVNAMTVADPGTHSLVASLMSTNAGHFAQVIAQQAKEVAQWADQKTKWAQDLAHYAKEIQAYKDQLIATTGVKDLVSSFNELKGAYDKMEELYKWGEEIVNDPASFAKDLFKDTWKDYNKFDGCSKMSGEARASCYASFAKDVTTAGLNKKALENYKEVSKSSDKLGDKIKEAEDIKASTDVGNLIAKQQLDLAIHEARKQAMLQEVEAKAKLEKKQAIEASVEEMMKNRDDTKYFTSK; translated from the coding sequence ATGTGTATAAAAATGCTTAAATCAAAAGTGGTTCTTGTTAGTTTAGCAAGTAGTTTAGTTTTTACTAATGTAAATGCTATGACTGTAGCTGATCCTGGCACACACTCTCTTGTGGCCAGCTTAATGTCTACAAATGCTGGTCACTTTGCACAGGTTATTGCTCAGCAAGCAAAAGAAGTTGCTCAATGGGCTGATCAAAAAACAAAATGGGCTCAAGATTTAGCACATTATGCAAAAGAAATACAAGCGTATAAAGATCAGCTTATAGCAACAACTGGTGTAAAAGATTTGGTTTCTAGTTTTAATGAGCTAAAAGGTGCTTATGACAAAATGGAAGAGCTCTACAAGTGGGGTGAAGAGATTGTAAATGATCCAGCTAGTTTTGCGAAAGATTTGTTTAAAGACACTTGGAAAGACTACAATAAATTTGATGGTTGTTCTAAAATGAGCGGTGAAGCTCGAGCTTCTTGCTATGCTAGCTTTGCTAAGGATGTAACTACAGCTGGGTTAAACAAAAAAGCATTAGAAAACTATAAAGAAGTTTCTAAAAGCTCTGATAAGCTTGGAGATAAAATTAAAGAAGCAGAGGACATTAAAGCTAGCACCGATGTAGGTAATTTAATCGCAAAACAGCAATTAGACTTAGCTATACACGAAGCTAGAAAACAAGCAATGCTACAAGAAGTAGAAGCTAAGGCAAAGCTAGAAAAAAAACAAGCTATAGAAGCTTCAGTAGAAGAAATGATGAAAAATAGAGATGATACTAAATACTTCACTTCAAAATAG
- the virB10 gene encoding type IV secretion system protein VirB10, which produces MNEQRNQLAGEQTENLKNPFWAYALIGFSVVAIIIILGGIFIWKNFSTDEAKEKNKTSYENKEKRNFVSAIIEDKKFEQNTTAEPPKSMIVEANKTTKKKVTPPIITKTGLVVGDAANTGVGVDDSESSRKFRRSQMLFNFGQAEDDSGNVTPKMSGEGNGNGEIYSPTAAYFSNFDQNLLLSKGTYIGCSLKTRLVSDIKGGIACVVSNDVYSNNGRTLLIEKGSLITGTYSGASIEEGMERIYVIWQEIRTPNNIIIPVFSGASDELGGAGIVGWVDNHYFKRFGSAILVSVIDDFMSAVSTRLSERKNNGNGTNTTNYFNPQATQQQVNDLASKTLDKMINIKPTLYKNHGDIVGVYVNRDIDFRNVYELKRKK; this is translated from the coding sequence ATGAATGAACAGCGTAATCAGTTGGCTGGAGAGCAGACTGAGAATTTAAAAAATCCATTTTGGGCATATGCGTTAATAGGTTTTAGCGTGGTTGCTATTATAATAATTTTGGGTGGAATTTTCATTTGGAAAAATTTTAGCACTGATGAAGCAAAAGAAAAAAATAAAACTAGCTATGAAAATAAGGAAAAGCGTAACTTTGTTTCAGCTATTATCGAAGATAAAAAATTTGAGCAAAATACCACAGCAGAGCCACCAAAATCTATGATTGTTGAAGCAAATAAAACAACTAAGAAAAAGGTCACTCCTCCGATAATTACCAAAACTGGCTTAGTCGTGGGCGATGCAGCTAATACTGGAGTAGGAGTTGATGATAGCGAAAGCAGTAGAAAATTTAGAAGATCACAAATGCTATTTAATTTTGGTCAAGCTGAGGATGATAGTGGAAATGTAACACCAAAAATGAGTGGCGAAGGTAATGGTAATGGCGAGATTTATAGCCCTACTGCTGCTTATTTTTCTAATTTTGATCAAAACTTATTGCTTTCAAAGGGCACTTATATAGGTTGTTCTTTAAAAACTAGATTAGTAAGTGATATAAAAGGTGGTATAGCTTGCGTGGTTAGCAATGATGTGTATTCAAACAATGGAAGAACTCTACTTATTGAAAAAGGTTCTTTAATAACTGGAACTTATAGCGGAGCTTCTATAGAGGAAGGTATGGAGCGTATTTATGTGATTTGGCAAGAAATACGCACTCCAAATAATATTATTATACCAGTATTTAGTGGAGCTAGTGATGAACTTGGTGGAGCAGGCATCGTTGGTTGGGTTGATAATCACTATTTTAAACGCTTTGGCTCAGCTATTTTAGTTTCAGTGATTGATGATTTTATGTCAGCTGTTTCTACTCGTTTGAGTGAGAGAAAAAATAATGGCAATGGCACAAATACGACTAATTACTTTAATCCGCAAGCCACACAACAGCAGGTTAATGATTTAGCAAGTAAAACGCTTGATAAGATGATTAACATTAAACCCACTCTTTATAAAAACCACGGAGATATAGTAGGAGTTTATGTTAATAGGGATATTGATTTTAGAAATGTTTACGAGCTTAAAAGGAAAAAATAA
- a CDS encoding recombinase family protein gives MNIAYIRVSTDKQDKASQRLEIEQYCAEKNIKLDKILEVEISTRKTEKKRKIPELRKLKKDDLLITCELSRLGRSMFEVIELINELNKKGVKLLFLRQRELSNFNEGGAISKLLVAIYSYFAESEREFISLRTKSGLEKARAAGKILGRPKGLRLSSFDKDKQKIKELLSQGLTIRAIYEKLYKKSKKTYASLAWFCRDRKLTKK, from the coding sequence ATGAATATAGCCTATATCCGTGTTTCTACTGACAAACAAGACAAAGCTTCTCAAAGACTAGAAATAGAGCAATATTGCGCAGAAAAAAATATTAAACTTGACAAAATACTAGAAGTTGAAATTTCCACTAGAAAGACTGAAAAAAAGAGAAAAATTCCAGAGCTTAGAAAACTAAAAAAAGATGATTTGCTAATTACTTGCGAGTTATCTAGGCTTGGCCGTAGTATGTTTGAAGTGATCGAGCTTATAAATGAGCTAAACAAAAAAGGTGTAAAGCTGCTTTTTTTACGCCAAAGAGAGCTTTCAAATTTCAATGAAGGAGGTGCTATATCAAAACTTTTAGTGGCAATATATTCGTATTTTGCCGAGAGTGAGCGTGAGTTTATTAGCCTGCGAACAAAATCAGGGCTAGAAAAAGCTCGTGCTGCTGGTAAAATTCTAGGTCGCCCAAAAGGGCTTCGATTATCTAGCTTTGATAAAGATAAGCAGAAAATCAAGGAGCTTTTATCTCAGGGCTTAACAATAAGAGCGATTTATGAAAAACTCTACAAAAAGTCCAAAAAAACTTATGCCAGCTTAGCTTGGTTTTGTAGAGATAGAAAATTGACAAAAAAATAA